In the Streptomyces fradiae ATCC 10745 = DSM 40063 genome, one interval contains:
- a CDS encoding hemolysin family protein: MIAVQLLIGFLTLVLNAFFVGAEFALISVRRSQIEPEAEAGNRRARSVLWGLEHVSALLAAAQLGITLSTLVLGIVAEPAIAHLLEPVFEAVGVPDGLVHPVSFVIALSVATYLHMLLGEMVPKNVALAEPVRTALLLGPPLVAVARALKPVIFTINAFANTLLRLLRVEAKDEVAATFSDDELARMVTDAGDAGLLDDRAAERLHDALELGRRPVRDVVMPLERVVYAQVGATPDEVERLAARSGFSRFPVVDPSRRILGYLHVKDALDVIPRDQPLPVSAMRPIARVRAATPLDDVLTAMRRSRAHLAAVIDDDGRLAGLVTMEDVLRELVGGPAA, from the coding sequence ATGATCGCCGTGCAGTTGCTGATCGGTTTCCTGACGCTGGTGCTCAACGCCTTCTTCGTCGGCGCCGAGTTCGCCCTGATCTCCGTCCGCCGCAGCCAGATCGAGCCGGAGGCGGAGGCCGGGAACCGCAGGGCGCGCAGCGTCCTGTGGGGGCTCGAGCACGTGTCGGCGCTGCTGGCCGCCGCCCAGCTGGGCATCACCCTGTCCACCCTGGTGCTCGGCATCGTGGCCGAACCGGCCATCGCGCACCTGCTGGAGCCGGTGTTCGAGGCGGTCGGGGTGCCGGACGGCCTGGTGCACCCGGTCTCGTTCGTGATCGCCCTGTCGGTGGCCACGTATCTGCACATGCTGCTGGGCGAGATGGTGCCGAAGAACGTGGCCCTCGCGGAGCCGGTGCGCACCGCGCTGCTGCTCGGCCCGCCGCTGGTGGCCGTGGCGCGGGCGCTGAAGCCGGTGATCTTCACGATCAACGCCTTCGCGAACACGCTGCTGCGGCTGCTGCGGGTCGAGGCGAAGGACGAGGTGGCCGCGACCTTCTCGGACGACGAGCTGGCCCGGATGGTCACCGACGCCGGTGACGCGGGTCTGCTGGACGACCGCGCCGCCGAGCGGCTGCACGACGCGCTGGAGCTGGGCCGGCGCCCGGTGCGCGACGTGGTCATGCCGCTGGAGCGGGTGGTGTACGCGCAGGTCGGCGCCACGCCGGACGAGGTGGAGCGGCTGGCCGCCCGGTCCGGGTTCTCCCGCTTCCCGGTGGTGGACCCGTCCCGGCGCATCCTGGGCTATCTGCACGTGAAGGACGCCCTGGACGTCATACCGCGCGACCAGCCGCTGCCCGTGTCGGCGATGCGCCCCATCGCCCGGGTGCGGGCCGCGACACCGCTGGACGACGTGCTGACGGCGATGCGCCGCAGCCGCGCGCACCTGGCGGCGGTCATCGATGACGACGGCCGCCTGGCCGGGCTCGTCACGATGGAGGACGTCCTGCGGGAACTGGTGGGCGGCCCGGCCGCCTGA
- a CDS encoding SGNH/GDSL hydrolase family protein has product MEMNATYTSFVAVGDSFTEGMSDLLPDGSYRGWADLLAGRLAALAPGFRYANLAVRGKLIGQIVDEQVGPAAAMGADVVTLVGGLNDTLRPSCDMGRVRARLEEAVERLAPSCGRLVLMRSPGRRGPVMERFRPRMEELFAHIDDLAGRHGAVVVDLYGAHALGDPRLWDVDRLHLTAEGHRRVAEAVWQALGLEPAEDWRAPLPPGARERWADRRLSDVRFARQHLGPWIGRRLTGRSSGDGRTGAHFSAELGKAFWVTPADHENLSSVTDWLRLEP; this is encoded by the coding sequence ATGGAGATGAATGCTACGTACACGAGTTTCGTCGCGGTGGGCGACAGCTTCACCGAGGGCATGTCGGACCTGCTGCCCGACGGCTCGTACCGGGGCTGGGCCGATCTGCTCGCCGGGCGGCTCGCCGCCCTGGCGCCCGGTTTCCGCTACGCCAACCTGGCCGTGCGCGGCAAGCTCATCGGCCAGATCGTGGACGAGCAGGTGGGGCCCGCCGCCGCGATGGGCGCCGACGTGGTCACCCTGGTCGGCGGCCTCAACGACACCCTGCGCCCCTCGTGCGACATGGGCCGCGTACGGGCGCGCCTGGAGGAGGCCGTCGAGCGGCTGGCCCCGTCGTGCGGGCGGCTGGTGCTGATGCGCAGCCCCGGCCGGCGCGGCCCCGTCATGGAGCGGTTCCGGCCCCGCATGGAGGAGCTGTTCGCCCACATCGACGACCTGGCCGGGCGCCACGGGGCCGTCGTCGTGGACCTGTACGGGGCGCACGCGCTGGGTGATCCGCGCCTGTGGGACGTGGACCGGCTGCACCTCACGGCTGAGGGGCACCGGCGCGTGGCCGAGGCGGTGTGGCAGGCGCTCGGCCTCGAGCCGGCGGAGGACTGGCGGGCGCCGCTGCCGCCCGGTGCCCGCGAGCGGTGGGCGGATCGGCGGCTGAGCGACGTGCGGTTCGCCCGGCAGCACCTCGGGCCGTGGATCGGGCGGCGGCTGACCGGCCGCTCGTCCGGGGACGGCCGGACAGGCGCCCATTTTAGCGCTGAGCTGGGCAAAGCCTTCTGGGTCACCCCCGCGGATCACGAAAACCTCAGCTCTGTGACGGACTGGCTGCGGCTGGAGCCCTGA
- a CDS encoding ATP-binding protein produces MTALAHPLVREGKTVHLTLAVESAELRIAVGPQSDTRLHELFEEPCATVVRTALEREQAWPGHRSITYNPMDGLGPDTVLLIEDHALREDGEGRRGPMLSRRLVLLNRHQISGRRGLIVTGQAGTGKTTAIARLGLNHELLVRKRLGPAAAGRLPVVYVTVPPRATPKMLAIEFARFLGLLVVRQETQTSLTDAVCGLLIKMRVELALVDEIHNLNLAIQAGPADLRPIRRHRHRTVRLRHLRTATELAQPDRLARRRPTTAPAQARQPGQARRLPPLASFTSGGSGSASVLSDAPLRLDVEEGNGRGRRDKHCTKARQYGSPLLPVLRVDPV; encoded by the coding sequence GTGACCGCCCTGGCGCACCCCCTCGTTCGCGAGGGCAAGACCGTCCACCTCACCCTCGCCGTCGAGTCGGCGGAACTCCGGATCGCAGTCGGCCCGCAGAGCGACACCCGCCTCCACGAACTCTTCGAGGAGCCGTGCGCGACGGTCGTCCGCACGGCATTGGAACGGGAACAGGCCTGGCCGGGACACCGCTCGATCACCTACAACCCGATGGACGGCCTCGGGCCGGACACCGTCCTGCTCATCGAGGATCACGCCTTGCGCGAGGACGGTGAGGGCCGCAGGGGGCCGATGCTCTCTCGGCGCCTGGTCCTGCTCAACCGGCACCAGATCTCCGGCCGCCGCGGGCTGATCGTTACCGGCCAGGCCGGGACCGGCAAGACGACCGCCATCGCCCGGCTCGGCCTCAACCATGAACTCCTGGTCCGTAAACGGCTCGGCCCGGCCGCCGCGGGACGGCTGCCGGTCGTCTACGTCACCGTCCCGCCCCGGGCCACCCCGAAGATGCTCGCCATCGAGTTTGCCCGGTTCCTCGGCCTCTTGGTCGTCCGGCAGGAGACCCAGACCTCCCTCACCGACGCCGTCTGCGGCCTGCTGATCAAAATGCGGGTCGAACTCGCGCTCGTCGACGAGATCCACAACCTCAACCTCGCGATCCAGGCCGGGCCAGCAGATCTCCGGCCGATACGCCGTCACCGACACCGAACCGTTCGCCTACGGCACCTCCGCACAGCGACAGAACTGGCGCAACCTGATCGCCTCGCTCGAAGACGCCCTACGACTGCACCGGCACAAGCCCGGCAGCCTGGTCAAGCTCGACGGCTACCTCCACTGGCTTCGTTCACTTCAGGCGGTTCTGGCTCAGCTTCCGTGCTGAGTGACGCTCCGTTACGACTGGACGTCGAAGAGGGCAATGGACGGGGGCGGCGGGACAAGCACTGCACGAAGGCGCGTCAGTATGGCTCGCCACTGCTTCCAGTCCTCCGGGTCGACCCAGTTTGA
- a CDS encoding Hsp70 family protein, with translation MSRSCSISVSVSGRKLLILDWGGGTIDVTLLDYDGKHFEELSSRGITALGGLEFDETLARIVLEKGSVRSPTRCHGKSATDGAGT, from the coding sequence TTGAGCCGGAGCTGTTCGATCTCGGTCAGCGTCTCGGGTCGGAAGCTACTGATACTCGACTGGGGCGGCGGCACGATCGACGTCACCTTGCTGGACTACGATGGAAAACACTTCGAGGAGCTCTCTTCTCGCGGTATCACGGCGCTTGGCGGCCTTGAGTTCGACGAAACACTGGCGCGGATCGTATTGGAAAAAGGCTCGGTGAGATCCCCGACAAGATGCCACGGGAAGAGCGCAACAGATGGCGCAGGGACGTAG
- a CDS encoding Hsp70 family protein, whose product MPREERNRWRRDVELTKISLSRRDLLEVPLDIPALGKSLTISRNEYTTAVAPLIERAMEPLTQCLRDTGIAPASVDAVLMIGGTSQIPEARDAIANVFGADRIIPPELCNPMTAVARGAAVYSAALDDPDHKDRFSLVTNYDLGTAFAAGPRKGFQPVIHRNRTLAATGERRFIPSRPYASSVAVEIIEGEPGYPADSDRAFPLARLEVRLPRPEQDPERNAVLVRFLYDHSGILAVKVTHEETQRLLFSGESDSFGKDGTPLQEGLQGELARLLSHMDVPLIEKGEQPEGPNEAKRQEESPLFGPDLTVNGTPQARM is encoded by the coding sequence ATGCCACGGGAAGAGCGCAACAGATGGCGCAGGGACGTAGAGCTAACGAAGATCTCACTTTCGCGACGGGACCTCTTGGAGGTTCCTCTCGATATCCCGGCTCTTGGAAAGTCCCTTACGATCTCACGTAATGAGTACACCACGGCAGTCGCTCCGTTGATCGAGCGAGCGATGGAACCGCTGACGCAGTGCCTGCGGGACACAGGCATCGCCCCGGCCAGCGTCGACGCGGTCCTGATGATCGGCGGCACTTCCCAGATCCCCGAGGCTCGGGACGCAATCGCGAACGTCTTCGGCGCCGATCGGATCATCCCACCGGAACTCTGCAACCCCATGACAGCAGTGGCTCGTGGCGCGGCAGTCTACTCTGCCGCGCTTGATGATCCCGACCACAAGGACCGCTTCAGCCTGGTCACCAACTACGACCTAGGGACCGCCTTTGCCGCAGGTCCGCGCAAGGGATTCCAGCCGGTGATCCACCGGAACCGGACTCTCGCCGCAACAGGTGAGCGCCGCTTCATTCCCTCACGCCCTTATGCTTCCTCCGTGGCCGTAGAGATCATCGAAGGCGAGCCAGGATACCCTGCCGACAGCGATCGCGCTTTCCCTCTTGCCCGTCTAGAAGTGAGGCTCCCGAGGCCCGAGCAGGATCCCGAGCGCAATGCCGTACTCGTCCGATTCCTCTATGATCACAGCGGGATCCTCGCTGTCAAGGTTACACACGAGGAAACCCAGCGCCTTCTCTTCAGCGGCGAGAGCGATTCCTTCGGAAAGGACGGAACGCCCCTTCAGGAAGGCCTGCAGGGAGAGCTGGCCCGGCTCCTCTCCCACATGGATGTTCCATTGATCGAGAAGGGCGAGCAGCCGGAAGGGCCGAACGAAGCGAAGAGGCAGGAGGAAAGCCCCCTCTTCGGCCCCGACCTCACCGTGAACGGCACCCCTCAAGCGAGGATGTAA
- a CDS encoding DNA cytosine methyltransferase gives MSAIEPAKPLEVVEICAGAGGQSLGLERAGFRHRLAVELDPHAAKTLRCNLVEFLGYSEEEAQASVRVGDVADLEVWNPAIDAEQVDLLAGGVPCPPFSIAGKQLGTNDERDLFAWAIELCGKVQPKALLLENVRGLSANRFAGYRQHVLDRLKEHGYIAEWQLLQADDFGVSQLRPRFVLVALQREFAPYFEWPERRPGSAKSVGELLVDLMAERGWKGAREWADSATGIAPTIVGGSKKHGGADLGPTRAKRAWAEMGVDAMGVANEAPPVTGPPVVEGRPFPKLTTTMVARIQGWQDADSEGDGGEDDFRWRFHGLKTSVYRQIGNAFPPPVAKALGVSIRNALNKVGEPRELVETADAVTDPVYKLLRSSARALSVEQIMAKLEASGTVMDQPTVERHLNHLKHDFEMTAVTRSNGAVAYSIGEFKAFVGQDDHQRHDLFSQHRSKIS, from the coding sequence ATGTCGGCCATCGAGCCTGCGAAGCCGCTTGAGGTCGTCGAGATCTGCGCGGGTGCGGGCGGCCAGTCCCTCGGACTGGAACGGGCAGGTTTCCGCCACCGCCTTGCTGTCGAGCTGGACCCCCACGCCGCTAAGACTCTGCGCTGCAACCTTGTGGAGTTCCTCGGTTACAGTGAGGAAGAAGCGCAGGCGTCTGTCAGGGTCGGCGATGTCGCCGACCTTGAGGTCTGGAACCCGGCCATCGATGCGGAGCAGGTCGATCTCCTCGCAGGTGGAGTCCCGTGCCCTCCCTTCAGCATCGCAGGGAAGCAGCTGGGTACGAACGACGAGCGCGACCTGTTCGCTTGGGCCATCGAGCTCTGCGGCAAGGTGCAGCCGAAGGCACTGCTTCTGGAGAACGTACGCGGCCTCAGTGCCAACCGTTTCGCGGGCTACCGCCAGCACGTACTCGACCGGCTCAAGGAGCACGGTTACATCGCAGAGTGGCAGCTCCTCCAGGCAGACGACTTCGGGGTCTCCCAGTTGCGTCCGCGCTTCGTCCTGGTTGCGCTCCAGCGGGAGTTCGCTCCGTACTTCGAGTGGCCGGAGCGCCGACCGGGGAGCGCCAAGTCTGTAGGCGAGCTCTTGGTGGATCTCATGGCGGAGAGGGGCTGGAAGGGCGCTCGGGAATGGGCTGACTCAGCTACAGGCATCGCGCCCACTATCGTCGGCGGGTCGAAGAAGCACGGTGGCGCCGACCTCGGCCCCACGCGCGCTAAGCGCGCATGGGCAGAGATGGGCGTAGATGCAATGGGTGTGGCCAATGAGGCGCCTCCGGTCACCGGCCCTCCTGTCGTCGAAGGCCGGCCGTTCCCGAAGCTGACCACGACCATGGTTGCCCGCATCCAGGGCTGGCAGGACGCGGATAGCGAGGGCGATGGAGGCGAAGACGACTTCCGCTGGAGGTTCCACGGCCTGAAGACCAGCGTGTACCGCCAGATCGGAAATGCGTTTCCGCCGCCCGTGGCCAAGGCCCTCGGTGTATCGATCAGGAACGCGCTGAACAAGGTCGGCGAGCCCCGAGAGCTTGTCGAGACCGCTGACGCCGTTACCGACCCCGTGTACAAGCTGCTGCGCAGCAGCGCGCGGGCACTGTCGGTCGAGCAGATCATGGCCAAACTCGAAGCATCGGGAACAGTCATGGACCAGCCGACGGTCGAGCGGCACCTCAACCACCTGAAGCACGACTTCGAGATGACCGCGGTGACGCGTTCCAACGGAGCCGTCGCATACAGCATCGGCGAGTTCAAAGCATTCGTAGGCCAGGACGACCACCAGCGCCACGACCTCTTCAGCCAGCACCGCTCCAAGATCAGCTGA
- a CDS encoding ParB/RepB/Spo0J family partition protein → MTVKFGVPPEGERIRSMVEERLKQAMADNGAKVTVDWRGEQKHLNVISMPVDLLYFNPDTHRIRAQRTLSPEQNRVLEEQPWSEPAQEYLADLLSCSPSNPSQIDPDFIALQDELDDFGQKEPGIISPDGILVDGNTRCAAMRKIGIKDIRVGVLPSDTSRSDINSVELALQLRRDKRREYSYINRLIAIEEELANGRRAEDVARDFNIKSTTLRQDRWVYELIINAIERSKDPVSGVELRLVDFEDHQEKLRELQRDYTKLAKTDPDAAEQLKESRLAMVVLNYPKTSVRLAEADFHTRYVDERLPENLRPVAQAAAAVSIPGLPGVAVPDATSTVKTIRALTDSLLQAKAASLAGDKLAPSDVTQAAAKIKAARSTFDVAVKMAGQNAQLQKRKIAVPERLTDAADYVNQCAAEFAEAKAKRALDEDAFDDALLTLRASLARLAKQAGRTFSSPGDGVEWLLNAVRES, encoded by the coding sequence ATGACTGTGAAGTTCGGTGTCCCGCCCGAGGGTGAGCGGATCCGGTCCATGGTCGAGGAACGGCTCAAGCAGGCCATGGCCGACAACGGCGCCAAGGTCACGGTGGACTGGCGCGGGGAGCAGAAGCACCTGAACGTGATCTCCATGCCGGTGGACCTCCTCTACTTCAACCCCGACACCCACCGCATCCGAGCGCAGCGCACCCTGAGCCCCGAGCAGAACCGGGTGCTGGAAGAGCAGCCCTGGAGCGAGCCCGCTCAGGAGTACCTCGCCGACCTCCTCAGCTGCAGTCCGTCGAATCCGAGCCAGATCGACCCGGACTTCATTGCGCTGCAGGACGAGCTCGACGACTTCGGGCAGAAGGAACCCGGCATCATCAGCCCCGACGGCATCCTCGTCGACGGCAACACCCGCTGCGCCGCCATGCGCAAAATCGGCATCAAGGACATCCGTGTCGGTGTGCTGCCGTCTGACACCTCCCGGAGCGACATCAACAGTGTCGAGCTCGCGCTCCAGCTGCGGCGGGACAAGCGGCGCGAGTACTCCTACATCAACCGCCTTATCGCGATCGAGGAGGAGCTGGCGAACGGGCGCCGGGCAGAAGACGTCGCACGGGACTTCAACATCAAGTCCACCACGCTCCGCCAGGACCGGTGGGTCTACGAGCTGATCATCAACGCCATCGAGCGCAGCAAGGACCCGGTCAGCGGCGTCGAACTGCGGCTGGTGGACTTCGAGGACCACCAGGAGAAGCTGCGCGAACTGCAGCGCGACTACACGAAGCTCGCGAAGACGGACCCGGATGCGGCCGAGCAGCTGAAGGAGTCCCGGCTCGCAATGGTCGTCCTGAACTACCCGAAGACGTCGGTCCGACTCGCTGAGGCCGACTTCCACACCCGCTATGTCGACGAGCGGCTGCCAGAGAACCTTCGTCCGGTCGCGCAGGCAGCCGCCGCAGTCTCCATCCCCGGCCTGCCCGGCGTAGCGGTCCCTGACGCTACCTCTACCGTGAAAACGATCCGGGCCCTCACCGACAGCCTGCTGCAGGCCAAGGCCGCGTCCCTGGCCGGGGACAAGCTCGCGCCCTCGGACGTCACCCAGGCCGCCGCAAAGATCAAGGCGGCCCGCAGCACGTTCGACGTCGCTGTGAAGATGGCCGGCCAGAACGCCCAGTTGCAGAAGCGGAAGATCGCGGTACCAGAGCGCCTGACGGACGCGGCCGACTACGTGAACCAGTGTGCGGCGGAGTTCGCCGAGGCCAAGGCGAAGCGCGCCCTCGACGAGGACGCTTTCGACGACGCCCTGCTCACCCTCCGTGCGAGCCTCGCGCGCCTGGCCAAGCAGGCAGGCCGCACGTTCAGCTCGCCGGGGGACGGCGTCGAGTGGCTGCTCAACGCCGTCCGGGAGAGCTGA
- a CDS encoding DEAD/DEAH box helicase produces MTSSTPSLEIRFGDSVTKARLRAGAGHEGDLRRLALRFRSSVQRSPGSMDVDIDDLLTNLVALATWPAQASVSWDSQLAALATDSAVDAQTVADRLDPLSKGVSEVRDDEVDGLLGPSWTAGLTAFQRRDIAKLLSLRHGANFSVPGAGKTRVGLAVFHALRRTKGIERLLIVGPKSCYESWQYENTQCFDEPLRMEVLSRNVDPAADALIVNYERLSPSVNELGQWLTARPSMILLDEAHRMKLGAEGTYGAACLALGPRARHRLILTGTPAPNGVKDIENLFGFVWPGHGRQKVTQAVAGGDLAKASQVLRPLFTRTTKGELGLPPVTTTLRTLPMPPLHQEVYEALVGRFSARAAGAEDDFQALGKIIVYMLMAATSPALLAVGTTRYEPLMYQVPPLAVPEGSPLFDLMRDLPSYEMSPKYREVLAIVAENAAKGRKTLVWSTFIRSLNTLERMLKEFRPAMVHGGTEDREAEIERFRNDPDCMVLLSNPATLGEGISLHHDCHDAVYVDRDFAAGRFLQSLDRIHRLGLAPETETRVTVLASEGSIDEVVGQRLTDKLLFMGRILDDPAVQELADLDDEPAVGGGLDQRDLQALMGHLRAHSA; encoded by the coding sequence ATGACCTCAAGTACGCCGAGCTTGGAGATCAGGTTCGGGGACAGCGTGACGAAGGCCCGGCTGCGGGCCGGCGCCGGGCACGAGGGCGATCTGCGCCGCCTCGCCCTGCGCTTCCGCAGCAGTGTGCAGCGCTCTCCTGGGAGCATGGACGTCGACATCGACGACCTGCTCACGAACCTCGTGGCACTGGCGACCTGGCCTGCCCAGGCAAGCGTTTCATGGGACAGCCAGCTGGCCGCCCTCGCAACGGACTCCGCTGTGGACGCCCAGACCGTGGCCGACCGCCTCGACCCTCTGTCCAAAGGCGTCAGCGAAGTGCGGGACGACGAGGTCGACGGGCTGCTCGGGCCCTCCTGGACCGCCGGCCTCACGGCATTCCAGCGCAGGGACATCGCCAAGCTCCTCTCGCTGCGCCATGGTGCGAACTTCTCCGTCCCCGGTGCCGGCAAGACGCGCGTCGGCCTCGCCGTGTTCCATGCGCTGCGCCGTACCAAGGGCATTGAGCGCCTGCTGATCGTCGGGCCGAAGTCCTGCTACGAGTCGTGGCAGTACGAGAACACCCAGTGCTTCGACGAGCCGCTGCGCATGGAGGTCCTGTCCCGGAACGTCGACCCGGCCGCGGACGCCCTCATCGTGAACTACGAGCGCCTCAGCCCGTCGGTCAACGAGCTCGGCCAGTGGCTCACGGCGCGCCCTTCCATGATCCTCCTTGACGAGGCGCACCGGATGAAGCTCGGGGCCGAGGGGACGTACGGGGCGGCCTGCCTCGCCCTGGGCCCGCGGGCCCGCCACCGGCTGATCCTGACCGGTACTCCAGCGCCGAACGGTGTCAAGGACATCGAGAACCTCTTCGGTTTCGTGTGGCCTGGGCACGGCCGCCAGAAGGTGACGCAGGCTGTGGCCGGCGGCGACCTCGCCAAAGCGAGCCAGGTCCTGCGCCCGCTGTTCACCCGCACCACCAAGGGCGAACTGGGCCTGCCCCCAGTGACGACAACCCTCCGGACGCTTCCGATGCCTCCGCTGCACCAGGAGGTCTACGAAGCCCTGGTCGGCCGGTTCTCGGCGCGGGCGGCCGGAGCCGAAGACGACTTCCAGGCTCTCGGCAAGATCATCGTCTACATGCTGATGGCGGCTACCAGTCCTGCCCTGCTCGCCGTCGGTACGACGCGGTACGAACCCCTGATGTACCAGGTCCCGCCCCTGGCCGTCCCTGAAGGGAGCCCTCTTTTCGACCTCATGCGGGACCTCCCGAGCTATGAGATGTCGCCGAAGTACCGCGAGGTCCTGGCCATCGTCGCGGAGAACGCGGCCAAGGGTCGCAAGACCCTGGTGTGGTCCACGTTCATCCGCAGCCTGAACACGCTGGAGAGGATGCTCAAGGAGTTCCGCCCGGCAATGGTCCACGGAGGCACAGAAGACCGCGAAGCAGAGATCGAGCGCTTCCGGAATGACCCGGACTGCATGGTGCTGCTCTCCAACCCGGCTACGCTCGGCGAAGGCATCAGCCTGCACCATGACTGCCACGACGCGGTGTACGTCGACCGCGACTTCGCGGCCGGACGCTTCCTGCAGAGCCTCGACCGGATCCACCGCCTCGGCCTCGCGCCCGAAACCGAGACCCGGGTCACCGTGCTCGCCTCTGAGGGGAGTATCGACGAGGTCGTCGGCCAGCGTCTGACCGACAAGCTGCTCTTCATGGGGCGCATCCTTGACGACCCCGCCGTCCAGGAGCTCGCAGACCTCGACGACGAGCCTGCCGTCGGCGGGGGCCTCGACCAGCGGGACCTCCAGGCTCTGATGGGCCACCTCCGTGCCCATTCCGCCTAG
- a CDS encoding protein NO VEIN domain-containing protein, translating into MRWLELLPDSSAARCRAFFTHHADFSDLTPTQYEAAYSWLGENGLLLDLHDRTAVSERVFRAALASSGTAWLPDADVLVRGPEELPDDALRAAEALGIPERDAYEQVSAVWGKVDTEARALIGSAGESALVRLIAEATDARVEHVAAHSDGFGYDIAVHSRQHPLHIEAKSTVRRGRTTFYLSRHEYGTMRRDPAWQLVFVQLTRDLDVTAIASVSAEWISPQVPQDKGPYGRWEECRLDVPPTALVSGIPRLAPLLRPGAAGLLLPGQNS; encoded by the coding sequence GTGCGGTGGCTGGAGCTGCTTCCGGACTCCAGCGCCGCACGGTGCCGCGCCTTCTTCACCCACCATGCCGATTTCAGCGATCTGACTCCCACGCAGTACGAGGCGGCGTACTCGTGGCTCGGGGAGAACGGCCTGCTCCTGGACCTGCACGACAGGACCGCGGTGAGCGAGCGCGTCTTCCGCGCCGCGCTCGCTTCCAGCGGCACGGCCTGGCTCCCGGACGCGGACGTCCTCGTACGCGGCCCGGAGGAGCTCCCGGACGACGCCCTACGCGCCGCAGAGGCACTGGGCATCCCCGAGAGGGATGCCTACGAGCAGGTCAGTGCGGTCTGGGGCAAGGTGGACACGGAGGCGCGAGCGCTCATCGGCAGCGCCGGCGAGTCGGCTCTCGTCCGCCTCATCGCTGAGGCTACGGATGCCCGGGTCGAGCACGTCGCTGCGCACTCCGACGGCTTCGGGTACGACATCGCTGTGCATTCACGGCAGCACCCGCTGCACATCGAAGCGAAGAGCACAGTGCGGCGCGGAAGGACCACCTTCTACCTGTCCCGGCACGAGTACGGGACGATGCGCCGCGATCCGGCATGGCAGCTCGTATTCGTCCAGCTCACCCGAGACCTTGATGTGACCGCGATCGCTTCCGTCTCTGCGGAATGGATCAGTCCCCAGGTACCGCAGGACAAGGGTCCCTACGGACGCTGGGAGGAATGCCGACTCGACGTTCCGCCGACCGCCCTCGTCTCCGGCATCCCGCGGCTGGCCCCTTTGCTCAGGCCGGGAGCAGCCGGGCTGCTCCTACCGGGGCAGAACAGCTGA